One window of the Rhodothermales bacterium genome contains the following:
- a CDS encoding PAS domain S-box protein, with protein sequence MDSLTNGSEAGMEGTFDLTLVSLSYVVAVAASYTALELARRVSSASGPSAKAWLVAGALSMGLGIWTMHFVGMLAFSMEMPFTYDVFTTVLSLFAGMLASAFAIYVASRQDNSFRTIGMSGVLLGGGICAMHYTGMAAMRMPASISYDPVLLALSILIAITAACAAIWIIAALTSQVGRRVILWKAGAALIMGIAICGMHYTGMAAAVYTPFDTEMVFGDGQQDNTAMAVILGIVALLILGFTQLTIFFDFKLSHERQLSQAAQERALRLSQVLDESTNEIYFFEVETLLFVGVNRGASDNTGFTEEELLEMRPTDLAVRMHEDHFFELLHTLVSGMRKELFLETTHRRRDDSEYQVQMHLQLSTVMETPVFVAIVADITEKKNLEAQLHRAQKLEAIGQLAAGIAHEINTPTQFVSDNVSFLREAVDDLLETARAAGRLVDGVDGRPLDLLVADLRDRLEASDLEYLESELPATFEQTEDGIDRIATIVRAIKEFSHPGESDRKLADINRGIQNTITVASNEWRYVADIETDFDDNLPRVMCFAQEVDQVVLNLIVNAAHAIEKTQEEGGDNVRGTIRIATRRLSKAVEITVSDTGCGIPESIKDRICDPFFTTKEVGKGTGQGLSMAHHTIVEKHGGALKIDSTEGEGSTFTIELPLETTPGRQDRPARMAGAPAISNWADRKLGA encoded by the coding sequence GTGGACTCGCTCACAAACGGATCGGAAGCAGGTATGGAGGGGACGTTTGATCTTACACTCGTAAGCCTCTCGTATGTGGTGGCTGTCGCCGCATCGTATACCGCGCTGGAGCTCGCCCGCCGCGTCTCCAGCGCTTCCGGTCCGTCGGCAAAGGCATGGCTTGTTGCGGGAGCCCTCTCGATGGGCCTGGGCATCTGGACCATGCATTTTGTGGGCATGCTGGCCTTCAGCATGGAGATGCCGTTCACGTACGACGTGTTCACAACTGTGCTGAGCCTGTTTGCGGGCATGTTGGCGTCGGCCTTCGCCATCTATGTCGCGTCACGCCAGGACAATTCGTTCCGGACGATCGGCATGAGTGGCGTGCTCCTTGGCGGAGGCATTTGTGCCATGCACTACACCGGCATGGCCGCCATGCGCATGCCGGCGAGCATCTCGTATGACCCGGTCCTCCTCGCGCTGTCGATTCTCATCGCGATTACAGCCGCCTGTGCCGCCATTTGGATTATCGCCGCCCTGACTAGCCAGGTTGGCCGTCGGGTCATCCTCTGGAAAGCAGGGGCGGCCCTGATCATGGGTATCGCGATCTGCGGCATGCATTACACCGGCATGGCTGCCGCGGTCTACACTCCATTCGATACGGAAATGGTGTTTGGTGACGGCCAGCAGGACAACACGGCGATGGCGGTCATTCTGGGCATTGTGGCGCTTCTGATCCTCGGTTTTACCCAGCTGACTATCTTTTTCGATTTCAAACTCAGCCACGAGCGGCAATTGAGTCAGGCAGCGCAGGAGCGAGCGCTGAGACTAAGTCAGGTGCTCGATGAGTCGACCAACGAAATCTATTTCTTCGAAGTCGAAACCCTGCTGTTCGTCGGCGTGAACCGCGGAGCGAGCGACAACACGGGATTCACGGAGGAGGAGCTGCTGGAGATGCGGCCTACAGATCTGGCCGTGCGCATGCACGAGGACCATTTCTTCGAGCTGCTGCACACGCTGGTGAGCGGGATGCGCAAGGAACTGTTCCTGGAGACGACGCACCGTCGGCGTGACGACTCCGAGTACCAGGTTCAGATGCATCTGCAGCTATCCACCGTGATGGAGACGCCGGTGTTCGTGGCCATTGTGGCGGATATCACCGAAAAAAAGAACCTCGAGGCACAACTGCATCGGGCCCAGAAACTGGAGGCGATCGGTCAGCTTGCAGCCGGGATAGCTCACGAAATCAATACGCCGACACAGTTTGTGAGTGACAATGTCAGTTTCCTGAGAGAGGCCGTTGACGACCTGCTGGAGACCGCCCGCGCAGCGGGCCGTTTGGTCGACGGCGTGGACGGTAGGCCCCTCGACTTGCTGGTTGCCGACCTCCGGGACCGGTTGGAGGCCTCCGACCTGGAATACCTCGAGTCAGAGCTTCCTGCCACCTTTGAGCAAACCGAGGACGGCATCGATCGCATCGCGACCATCGTGCGGGCGATAAAGGAATTCTCCCATCCGGGTGAGTCTGATCGAAAGTTGGCAGACATCAACCGGGGCATCCAGAATACCATCACCGTCGCGTCCAACGAGTGGCGGTACGTGGCGGATATCGAGACGGACTTCGACGACAACCTCCCCAGGGTGATGTGTTTTGCGCAAGAGGTGGACCAGGTCGTTTTGAACCTCATCGTAAATGCTGCGCATGCCATAGAGAAAACGCAGGAAGAGGGAGGCGACAATGTCAGGGGCACCATCCGGATCGCGACTCGCAGGCTGTCGAAGGCCGTGGAGATCACGGTGTCCGACACCGGATGTGGCATCCCGGAGTCCATCAAGGACCGGATCTGCGATCCGTTCTTTACGACGAAGGAAGTAGGGAAGGGAACCGGTCAGGGTCTTTCCATGGCTCACCACACCATTGTCGAAAAGCATGGAGGTGCCCTCAAGATTGACTCCACGGAGGGCGAGGGTTCGACCTTCACGATTGAGCTTCCTCTGGAAACCACTCCGGGGCGTCAAGATCGCCCCGCCCGGATGGCCGGGGCCCCTGCCATATCCAACTGGGCGGACCGGAAACTCGGCGCTTGA
- a CDS encoding carbohydrate binding family 9 domain-containing protein — MRAVPVLILTGMLTHGALAQAPEPVRTEAVAHYAETAPRIDGILDDAIWASIPPVTDFRQRWPEEGAEPTERSEMRIAFDEDHLYFGFRFFDSEPDQIRANIFERGGRIDKDDNIWITIDTYDDDRNAYLFEMNPLGTQDDATITDESMSMDDWSWDSVYYSEGNIDEEGWTLEVAIPFRQIRFSKEDRPLMGLAVERRINRKNERVIWPFIPRSYTAGILAVSQYGSLRGLENLRRGKNIEVKPYVITGAQESRPDLAVAATESEVTRDLGIDMKYGITSNLTLDLTVNTDFAQVEADAVQINLTRFNLFFPEKREFFLERSGLFTHGAARNAQTFFSRRIGIANEILAGARLTGQVGRFSVGLLNIQTKRDRVLDAPATNNAVARVRTSLTPRTTLGGIVTNFDQGERYNRAFGVDLQRRFWSSSSVEAWFTRVQDSMPDLDGGTAGEVQLRLANDLYSGSAGFRSVSSSYAPALGFVARRDIRRYTADVAYSPLFRSERHPIRRMVAGTGVHYITGQDGEKQSWSWGGVANFQLERRDRFSVELNRSFERLDRSFFIRPDAEILTGDYYENTVSVRGGTDPSRRGFLQLGASRGGFFGGTRYNLNGGAGFRQSRYLKLETGFSYSNIDLPIEGGSFDATTVSLGIQAATGRKLFANALVQYDNFSRDVRANIRVDWIHKPGSDLFLVINTNYHVTEPGEDIFDPRRDVVMNNQLGVAKLTYLILL, encoded by the coding sequence ATGCGAGCAGTTCCCGTCCTGATTCTGACCGGTATGCTGACCCACGGCGCGCTGGCGCAGGCGCCCGAGCCAGTGCGAACTGAGGCCGTGGCGCACTATGCCGAAACGGCACCTCGCATTGACGGCATTCTGGACGATGCGATCTGGGCGTCGATTCCCCCGGTCACCGATTTCCGGCAGCGATGGCCGGAGGAAGGTGCGGAGCCGACCGAACGCAGTGAAATGCGCATCGCGTTCGACGAGGATCATCTCTACTTCGGATTTCGGTTCTTCGATTCGGAGCCGGATCAGATCCGCGCCAACATCTTCGAGCGGGGCGGCCGCATCGACAAGGACGACAACATCTGGATCACCATCGACACCTACGATGACGACCGGAATGCGTACCTGTTCGAGATGAATCCCCTGGGCACCCAGGATGACGCGACGATCACAGACGAGTCCATGTCCATGGACGACTGGAGTTGGGATTCGGTCTACTACTCGGAGGGCAACATCGATGAGGAGGGGTGGACGCTGGAGGTGGCCATCCCATTCAGGCAGATCCGGTTTTCCAAGGAAGACCGTCCGCTGATGGGTCTTGCGGTCGAGCGGCGGATTAATCGCAAGAATGAGCGCGTCATATGGCCGTTCATCCCGCGCAGCTACACGGCCGGTATCCTGGCGGTCTCTCAATACGGCAGCTTGCGCGGCCTCGAAAACCTGCGTCGAGGCAAGAACATCGAGGTGAAGCCATACGTCATCACCGGTGCGCAGGAGTCGCGGCCGGACCTGGCTGTCGCCGCCACCGAGTCCGAGGTGACGCGGGATCTGGGGATCGACATGAAGTACGGCATCACGTCCAACCTGACGCTGGACCTGACGGTCAATACGGATTTCGCGCAGGTCGAGGCCGATGCGGTGCAGATCAATCTCACGCGCTTCAATCTCTTCTTCCCGGAGAAGCGCGAGTTTTTCCTGGAGCGCTCCGGACTCTTCACACACGGTGCGGCCCGCAATGCACAGACATTCTTTTCCAGGCGGATAGGAATCGCCAACGAGATTCTTGCGGGTGCGCGACTGACCGGTCAGGTGGGCCGGTTTTCGGTCGGCTTGCTTAACATCCAGACCAAGCGCGACAGGGTGCTGGATGCACCGGCCACCAACAACGCGGTGGCCCGGGTGCGCACCTCGCTGACACCGAGAACCACGCTCGGCGGGATCGTGACGAATTTTGATCAGGGCGAACGCTACAACCGGGCGTTCGGCGTAGATCTGCAGCGGCGTTTCTGGAGCTCATCAAGCGTGGAGGCCTGGTTTACCCGCGTTCAGGACTCCATGCCGGACCTGGACGGAGGCACAGCGGGGGAGGTGCAGCTTCGGTTGGCCAACGATCTCTACTCTGGAAGCGCCGGCTTTCGAAGTGTCTCCAGTTCCTATGCCCCGGCGCTGGGGTTCGTCGCCCGCCGTGACATTCGGCGCTACACGGCCGATGTGGCCTACAGTCCGCTATTCAGAAGCGAGCGCCATCCGATCCGCCGCATGGTTGCGGGGACCGGCGTGCACTACATCACCGGTCAGGACGGGGAGAAGCAGTCCTGGTCATGGGGCGGAGTGGCCAACTTTCAGCTGGAGCGGCGGGACCGATTCTCGGTCGAGCTGAATCGCTCATTTGAGCGCCTGGACAGGTCCTTCTTCATTCGTCCGGACGCCGAAATTCTGACGGGCGACTATTATGAAAATACAGTGTCTGTCAGGGGCGGCACGGATCCCAGTCGGCGCGGATTTCTCCAACTAGGTGCATCCCGGGGCGGGTTCTTCGGTGGCACCCGATACAATCTGAACGGTGGTGCCGGCTTCCGGCAGTCCAGGTATCTGAAGCTTGAGACCGGCTTCAGCTATTCCAACATCGACCTGCCGATCGAAGGCGGCTCCTTTGACGCCACCACCGTCTCGCTTGGTATCCAGGCTGCGACTGGCCGCAAGCTCTTCGCGAACGCGCTGGTCCAGTATGACAACTTCTCGCGCGATGTGCGCGCAAACATTCGCGTGGACTGGATCCACAAGCCGGGATCAGACCTCTTTCTGGTGATCAATACCAACTACCATGTCACCGAGCCCGGAGAGGATATTTTCGACCCCCGCCGGGATGTGGTCATGAACAATCAGTTGGGGGTCGCCAAGCTCACCTACCTGATTCTCCTGTAG
- a CDS encoding DUF839 domain-containing protein yields the protein MTLSRRHFLRNAGAAALGFGGLQHLVTGCGPDQPVDFGELVPDPEGLFDLPEGFSYRIISRYGDEMADGLLVPHRPDGMAAFPGPDGLTVLVRNHEVHGRSAGPEEGAFGAGLERLELAGGRLFDGGHEGQVPALGGTTNVVYDTRTGETVRVFLSLAGTLRNCAGGPTPWGSWLTCEEDVTRASERYVRDHGWIFEVPASAEPGLANPEPLRAMGRFYREAVAVDPESGAVYMTEDLGDGLLYRYLPDVPGDLRAGGRVEALKLRDNPNLDVRNWDSAAFEPGRSEPVEWIPMDNMDNPDDDLRFRGMERGGLPMARAEGIFYANGQVFIACTSGGQNREGQILRYVPSPYEGTDRESQAPGMLQLYAEPNDTGLLENCDNLTVAPWGDVVIAEDASTHPRLSMIGSDGTIRIIGRNSRSNSELAGPTFSPDGSTLFLNIQHEGVTLAITGPWA from the coding sequence ATGACGCTCTCCCGACGACATTTCCTTCGCAACGCCGGCGCTGCGGCGCTCGGCTTCGGTGGGTTACAGCACCTGGTGACCGGCTGTGGACCCGACCAACCGGTCGACTTTGGCGAACTGGTGCCCGATCCGGAAGGCCTGTTTGATCTGCCTGAAGGCTTCAGCTACCGCATCATCTCGCGCTATGGGGATGAGATGGCCGACGGGCTGCTCGTACCCCATCGCCCGGACGGCATGGCCGCGTTTCCGGGCCCCGACGGGCTGACGGTGTTGGTGCGCAACCATGAGGTTCACGGACGCAGCGCCGGTCCCGAGGAGGGCGCATTCGGTGCCGGGCTGGAACGGCTCGAACTGGCCGGTGGCCGACTGTTCGATGGCGGCCACGAAGGTCAGGTACCAGCGCTCGGCGGCACCACGAATGTGGTCTACGACACCCGGACCGGAGAAACCGTGCGTGTTTTCCTGAGCCTCGCGGGCACGCTGCGCAACTGCGCCGGCGGGCCGACTCCCTGGGGCTCCTGGTTGACCTGTGAGGAAGACGTAACCCGGGCCAGCGAGCGCTACGTGCGCGACCACGGGTGGATCTTTGAAGTCCCCGCGAGCGCCGAACCCGGGTTGGCAAATCCTGAGCCTCTTCGCGCCATGGGGCGCTTCTATCGAGAGGCCGTTGCGGTGGACCCGGAGTCCGGCGCGGTGTACATGACGGAAGACCTGGGCGATGGGCTGCTCTACCGATATCTGCCGGATGTGCCGGGTGACCTCCGGGCCGGTGGCCGCGTGGAGGCGCTCAAGTTGCGCGACAACCCGAACCTGGACGTGCGCAATTGGGACAGTGCCGCGTTCGAGCCCGGGCGTTCCGAGCCCGTAGAATGGATTCCCATGGACAACATGGACAATCCCGACGACGATCTGCGCTTCCGCGGCATGGAACGCGGCGGACTGCCGATGGCGCGCGCCGAAGGCATCTTCTATGCAAACGGGCAGGTGTTCATCGCGTGCACCAGCGGAGGCCAGAATCGCGAGGGGCAGATTCTTCGTTATGTGCCCAGCCCGTACGAAGGCACTGACCGCGAATCGCAGGCACCAGGCATGCTACAGCTGTACGCCGAGCCGAACGACACCGGGCTTCTGGAGAACTGTGACAACCTGACCGTCGCTCCCTGGGGCGATGTGGTGATTGCCGAGGACGCCAGCACACATCCGCGCCTCTCCATGATCGGCTCGGACGGAACAATCCGGATCATCGGACGCAACTCCCGATCCAATTCCGAACTGGCGGGTCCGACCTTCTCGCCAGACGGGTCGACGCTGTTTCTCAACATCCAGCATGAAGGCGTCACGCTGGCGATCACCGGGCCGTGGGCCTGA
- a CDS encoding 5'-nucleotidase C-terminal domain-containing protein: protein MARLLLFLAALVLAGCGGTNYVFQAPTPEAAVSFTVLSDSLAPDPEVAAMVAPYRENLEAQVSEVVGRAEVEIQKGRPEGPLGTFAAEAMLSVVQGLTDRPVHLALTNNGGLRRPLGPGAITVGQMFELMPFENMMIVLDFSAAQVDSLAQQLARSGGDPIAGFSFLITPDERAVNVRVADEPLDSARTYRLVTSDYLANGGGPYSVLWGDVPREELAYLLRDAFTDHLRAIGIMENRVDGLIRVQQ, encoded by the coding sequence ATGGCACGTCTTCTTCTGTTTCTCGCTGCCCTCGTCCTGGCGGGCTGTGGCGGCACCAACTACGTTTTCCAGGCCCCCACACCGGAAGCGGCCGTCTCATTTACGGTCCTCAGTGACTCCCTGGCCCCGGATCCCGAGGTGGCTGCGATGGTGGCGCCTTATCGGGAGAATCTGGAGGCTCAGGTCTCGGAAGTCGTCGGACGAGCCGAAGTGGAGATTCAGAAGGGGCGCCCCGAAGGCCCGCTGGGCACCTTCGCCGCCGAGGCCATGCTCTCGGTCGTGCAGGGCCTGACGGACCGGCCTGTGCACCTCGCGCTCACGAACAATGGAGGCCTGCGGAGGCCGCTGGGGCCCGGGGCCATCACCGTCGGGCAGATGTTCGAGTTGATGCCGTTCGAGAACATGATGATTGTGCTCGACTTCTCTGCGGCCCAGGTGGACTCGCTGGCCCAGCAATTGGCGCGGTCCGGCGGAGACCCCATCGCCGGTTTTTCCTTTCTGATTACGCCCGACGAGCGCGCGGTCAATGTGCGTGTAGCGGATGAACCGCTGGATTCCGCTCGCACCTATCGCCTGGTTACGTCAGACTATCTGGCCAACGGAGGCGGTCCGTACAGCGTGCTGTGGGGAGACGTGCCACGGGAGGAGCTGGCCTACCTGCTTCGGGACGCCTTCACAGATCACCTGCGCGCCATCGGCATCATGGAGAATCGCGTGGACGGACTCATCCGGGTACAGCAATGA
- a CDS encoding metallophosphatase — MNRRRFLRTVAAGTIGSTLLPLEALAWDETRLVILHTNDTHSRIDPFPEDGGRNSGLGGVARRAALIKRIRAAQEHVLLLDSGDIFQGTPYFNFYHGEVEFKAMSAMGYDVATLGNHDFDNAVDGFVAMQPHANWQWVSANYDVAGSGLEPYVKPFTIRRIAGIQVGIFGIGIDFDGLVLAPLHEGVSYNDAILSARSTAEELRQQGCDLVVCLSHLGHFSRGDRPSDHAIAREVPEVDIVLGGHSHTFLDEPEVVQDGARTRIVNQVGFAGIRLGRLDLIVDRDGRTRRWFASTYDIDRRLDYV, encoded by the coding sequence ATGAACAGACGACGTTTTCTCAGGACCGTAGCTGCCGGAACCATTGGCTCGACGCTGCTGCCGCTGGAGGCGCTGGCGTGGGACGAGACCCGCCTGGTGATTCTGCACACCAACGACACGCACTCCCGCATCGACCCGTTTCCGGAGGACGGCGGACGCAACTCCGGACTGGGCGGCGTGGCACGGCGCGCCGCGCTGATCAAGAGAATTCGAGCAGCACAGGAGCACGTGTTGTTGCTCGACAGCGGCGACATCTTTCAGGGCACGCCCTACTTCAACTTCTACCACGGGGAAGTGGAGTTCAAAGCCATGTCGGCCATGGGCTACGATGTCGCGACGCTTGGTAACCACGACTTTGACAACGCTGTGGACGGGTTCGTGGCCATGCAGCCTCATGCCAACTGGCAGTGGGTCTCGGCCAACTACGACGTGGCCGGTTCCGGACTTGAGCCGTATGTGAAGCCCTTCACCATCCGGCGCATTGCCGGAATCCAGGTGGGCATTTTCGGCATCGGGATCGACTTCGACGGCCTGGTACTTGCCCCGCTTCATGAAGGGGTGTCCTATAACGACGCCATTCTCTCGGCGCGATCAACCGCTGAAGAGCTCCGTCAGCAAGGATGCGACCTGGTGGTTTGCCTCTCCCACCTTGGCCACTTCAGTCGCGGCGACCGGCCGTCCGATCACGCCATCGCCCGCGAGGTGCCGGAGGTGGACATCGTGCTGGGCGGGCACTCCCACACCTTCCTCGATGAACCGGAGGTCGTGCAGGACGGCGCACGCACGCGCATTGTGAATCAGGTCGGTTTTGCCGGCATTCGGCTGGGGCGTCTGGACCTGATTGTCGATCGTGACGGGCGCACACGGCGCTGGTTTGCGAGCACCTACGACATCGACCGTCGACTGGACTACGTCTAG
- the aroC gene encoding chorismate synthase, with protein sequence MRYLTAGESHGEALLGIVEGMPAGVPVTPEAINEHLGRRWLGFGRGGRAKFERDRIHIYSGIRFGLTMGSPVSMRLDNEAYTRDKSGWPEVMSVSGSGDSIDKVTLPRPGHADLVGTQKYGFDDIRPVIERASARETAMRVACCSLARLFLKGLGIEVGSHVVRIGEVGYPDSGAWAPVVAEHGDAGSLYRAADESEVRMLDPDLSSRCIDHIKAAKKAGDSLGGAYEVVVTGLPVGLGSYVHWDRRLDGQLAQAILSIQAQKAVEVGDGIAAASEPGSKIHDPITAENGGYGRTQNRSGGIEGGMTNGQPVLVRGYMKPIPTLIKPLGTVDIASGESQPTRYERSDVTSVPAASTVAEATVSVVLANAVLRKFGGDSFDEIRERVEAAR encoded by the coding sequence ATTCGTTACCTGACTGCCGGAGAATCCCACGGCGAAGCCCTGCTGGGAATCGTCGAAGGCATGCCGGCGGGTGTGCCGGTAACACCAGAAGCCATCAACGAACATCTCGGGCGTCGCTGGCTTGGTTTTGGACGAGGGGGAAGGGCCAAGTTTGAGCGGGACCGCATCCACATCTATTCCGGCATTCGGTTCGGACTGACGATGGGCTCTCCGGTCTCCATGCGGCTGGACAACGAGGCGTACACCCGCGACAAGTCCGGTTGGCCGGAGGTGATGTCGGTGTCGGGGTCTGGAGACTCCATAGACAAGGTGACCCTGCCGCGACCGGGCCACGCCGACCTGGTTGGCACCCAGAAGTACGGCTTCGACGACATCCGCCCCGTGATCGAGCGCGCCAGCGCCCGGGAGACGGCGATGCGCGTGGCCTGTTGCTCGCTGGCTCGTCTGTTCCTCAAGGGCCTCGGGATCGAGGTCGGCAGCCACGTCGTGCGCATTGGCGAGGTGGGATACCCCGACAGCGGCGCCTGGGCACCTGTGGTGGCCGAACATGGCGACGCGGGCTCGCTGTACCGGGCAGCGGACGAAAGCGAGGTACGCATGCTGGACCCCGATCTGTCGTCGCGGTGCATCGATCACATCAAAGCGGCCAAGAAGGCAGGGGATTCGCTCGGCGGAGCCTATGAGGTTGTCGTCACGGGTCTTCCCGTGGGCCTTGGCTCCTACGTCCACTGGGATCGGCGCCTGGACGGCCAGTTGGCCCAGGCAATCCTGTCCATACAGGCACAGAAGGCCGTTGAGGTCGGCGACGGAATTGCTGCGGCCTCCGAACCCGGATCGAAAATCCACGACCCCATCACGGCCGAAAACGGCGGATACGGCCGAACCCAAAACAGGTCTGGTGGAATCGAGGGGGGGATGACCAACGGGCAGCCCGTGCTCGTCCGCGGGTACATGAAGCCCATTCCGACACTGATCAAGCCACTCGGCACTGTGGACATCGCCAGTGGCGAGTCGCAGCCTACGAGGTATGAGCGTAGCGACGTGACCTCCGTGCCGGCAGCATCGACCGTTGCGGAGGCCACCGTCTCAGTCGTACTGGCAAACGCGGTGCTGCGCAAGTTCGGCGGGGACTCGTTCGATGAGATCCGCGAGCGCGTCGAGGCTGCGCGCTGA
- a CDS encoding GNAT family N-acetyltransferase codes for MAEAAPQPLKFDIRVAGSHDVRYAEAVCELIEAAAKIRGTGIAKRQPEYIAGKMQNGNAVIALCGEDLAGFCYIETWDHARYVANSGLIVSPDYRRHGLARRIKRRAFLLSRERYPDAKLFGITTSLPVMKINSDLGYRPVTFSELTQDDVFWRGCQSCPNHDVLTRTNKKHCLCTGMLFDPHAPPPPPPPPDDED; via the coding sequence ATGGCAGAAGCCGCTCCCCAACCGCTCAAGTTTGATATCCGGGTCGCAGGCTCGCACGACGTGCGATACGCCGAAGCGGTCTGCGAGTTGATTGAGGCCGCCGCCAAGATCCGTGGCACCGGTATTGCCAAGCGCCAACCGGAGTACATCGCCGGCAAGATGCAGAATGGCAACGCGGTAATCGCGCTCTGCGGTGAGGACCTGGCCGGGTTTTGCTACATCGAAACCTGGGACCATGCCCGGTACGTCGCCAACTCCGGCCTGATCGTATCGCCCGACTATCGGCGGCACGGCCTGGCGCGGCGCATCAAGCGGCGAGCGTTCCTGCTATCGCGAGAGCGGTATCCCGATGCAAAGCTGTTCGGGATCACGACCAGTCTGCCGGTCATGAAGATCAACTCGGACCTTGGGTATCGGCCGGTGACCTTCTCGGAGCTCACGCAGGACGACGTGTTCTGGCGGGGATGCCAGAGTTGTCCCAATCACGATGTACTGACGCGCACGAACAAGAAGCATTGCCTGTGCACCGGCATGCTGTTCGACCCCCACGCGCCGCCGCCGCCGCCGCCTCCGCCGGACGACGAGGACTGA
- a CDS encoding DUF427 domain-containing protein: MKAIWQDTIIAESHDTEVVEGNHYFPESSLRKEHFEPSTTHTACPWKGTASYMNVVVDGQVNTDAAWYYPEPKPAAERITGRVAFWKGVKVVQ, translated from the coding sequence ATGAAGGCAATCTGGCAGGACACGATCATCGCAGAATCGCACGACACCGAGGTCGTCGAGGGCAATCACTATTTCCCCGAGTCATCGTTAAGGAAAGAGCATTTTGAGCCAAGCACGACCCACACGGCGTGTCCCTGGAAAGGAACGGCAAGCTATATGAATGTCGTGGTCGATGGACAGGTCAACACCGACGCGGCCTGGTATTATCCCGAGCCCAAGCCCGCGGCAGAGCGGATCACCGGGCGGGTCGCATTCTGGAAAGGCGTGAAAGTGGTCCAATAG
- a CDS encoding Hpt domain-containing protein — MANAAPHKPRGLRPGMQPVSKEELRPTRSTLRGMCRAFVDELAGSEGVDYVALWVRDGYLHRDPGEGYELVKAVPEGRTARVIDADHETAEWARSVGAFGWMACDQPPSGLLSRRGAAGVFVLFAQEHHLILALNLRDENAEVDGVQLKLAELSSKLTSRFELIEDVPDLGPITVDVKFLEAMAMGDPTFVRHMLDLCITELSAGSEKLFEALIHETAGDVVYHAHKLRSTARTAGAERLDALLEEIEQAAEQGDLSRVRMGVRGCERAISAINKILAAR; from the coding sequence ATGGCGAACGCAGCCCCACATAAACCTCGCGGCCTCCGGCCCGGCATGCAGCCGGTATCGAAGGAAGAACTGCGCCCCACCAGGTCCACGTTGCGTGGCATGTGTCGGGCGTTCGTGGATGAGTTGGCTGGTTCTGAAGGGGTGGACTATGTGGCTCTCTGGGTGCGAGACGGCTATCTGCATCGTGATCCTGGCGAGGGCTACGAACTCGTGAAGGCGGTGCCTGAGGGAAGGACGGCGCGTGTCATCGATGCCGACCACGAAACGGCAGAGTGGGCGCGCTCGGTGGGCGCATTCGGGTGGATGGCCTGCGACCAGCCGCCGTCCGGTTTGCTAAGCAGACGCGGCGCGGCCGGTGTGTTCGTGTTGTTCGCCCAGGAACACCACCTGATTCTCGCACTGAACCTGCGCGATGAAAATGCCGAAGTGGACGGGGTACAGCTAAAGCTGGCGGAGCTATCCAGCAAGCTCACATCTCGATTCGAGTTGATCGAGGATGTACCGGACCTGGGGCCGATCACGGTCGACGTCAAGTTCCTGGAAGCGATGGCCATGGGCGACCCGACGTTTGTTCGCCACATGCTCGACCTGTGCATTACGGAACTCTCCGCAGGCAGCGAGAAGTTGTTTGAGGCCCTGATCCACGAAACAGCGGGCGATGTGGTCTACCACGCCCACAAGCTCCGCTCCACCGCTCGCACAGCCGGCGCCGAACGACTCGATGCGCTGCTGGAGGAGATCGAGCAGGCGGCCGAGCAGGGGGACCTGAGCCGCGTCCGCATGGGTGTGCGCGGGTGCGAAAGGGCGATTTCTGCCATCAACAAGATTCTGGCGGCACGCTGA